A region of Streptomyces paludis DNA encodes the following proteins:
- a CDS encoding response regulator, translating into MTDRTGSAGGGAGASAPTIKVLIVDDQVMVREGFSVLLNAMPDIEVVGEAVNGREAVGRVAALRPDVVLMDIRMPELNGIDATREIVAANADAKVLVLTTFDLDEYVYQALRAGASGFLLKDASARQLADGVRVVASGEALLAPAVTRRLITEFARLADNPRAPAMARIGELTERETEVLVLIAQGLSNAEIAEHLVVAESTIKTHVSRILVKLGLRDRTQAAVFAYEARLVTPG; encoded by the coding sequence ATGACGGACCGCACCGGGAGCGCGGGCGGCGGCGCTGGAGCCTCCGCCCCCACCATCAAAGTGCTCATCGTGGACGACCAGGTCATGGTCCGCGAGGGCTTCTCCGTCCTGCTGAACGCCATGCCCGACATCGAGGTCGTCGGCGAGGCGGTGAACGGCCGCGAGGCGGTGGGCCGGGTCGCCGCGCTCCGCCCCGACGTGGTGCTGATGGACATCCGTATGCCGGAGCTGAACGGTATCGACGCGACCCGCGAGATCGTCGCGGCGAACGCCGACGCGAAGGTGCTCGTCCTCACCACCTTCGACCTGGACGAGTACGTCTACCAGGCGCTGCGCGCGGGCGCCTCCGGCTTTCTGCTCAAGGATGCCTCGGCGCGCCAACTGGCCGACGGTGTAAGGGTGGTGGCGTCCGGCGAGGCGCTGCTGGCACCGGCGGTCACCCGGCGCCTCATCACCGAGTTCGCCCGCCTGGCCGACAACCCCCGGGCGCCCGCGATGGCCCGGATAGGGGAACTGACCGAGCGCGAGACGGAGGTGCTGGTACTGATCGCGCAGGGCCTGTCGAACGCGGAGATCGCGGAGCATCTGGTGGTCGCGGAGTCCACGATCAAGACACATGTGAGCCGGATCCTGGTGAAACTGGGCCTCCGCGACCGCACACAGGCGGCGGTCTTCGCGTACGAGGCGCGCTTGGTGACGCCGGGGTGA
- the kynU gene encoding kynureninase codes for MSESSAGKIPAHTANATGTVHTASAAHTALALKARALDAADELAPLRDLFALDDASVYLDGNSLGALPAHVPARVQDVITRQWGELRIRSWSEGDWWTAPERIGDRIAPLVGAGPGQIVVGDSTSVNIFKAVVGAVRLLDTERADEPARDEILVDATTFPTDGYIAASAARMTGRPVVPVDPGRVLGSLGPRTAVVLLNHVDFRTGRLHDLPGITAAAHKAGALVVWDLCHSAGALPVGLDAHGVDLAVGCTYKYLNGGPGSPAFLYVAERHQSRFDSPLPGWNSHADPFAMDQAYTAADGAVRGRVGTPDILSMLALEASLDVWDGVSVAAVREKSLALTDLFLECVEAYAPKAGAGSVVPLTPVAHAERGSQVALRCAAAPAVMAALIARGIVGDLRRPDVLRFGFTPLYTGFAEVERAARVLGEVLAAVGDVADVVEVSDVAEDPLR; via the coding sequence ATGTCTGAGTCCTCGGCCGGGAAGATACCGGCACACACGGCGAACGCCACGGGCACGGTGCACACCGCGAGCGCCGCGCACACCGCCCTCGCGCTCAAAGCCCGCGCCCTCGACGCCGCCGACGAACTCGCTCCCCTGCGCGACCTGTTCGCCCTCGACGACGCGTCCGTCTACCTCGACGGCAACTCGCTCGGCGCCCTCCCCGCCCATGTCCCCGCCCGGGTCCAGGATGTGATCACCCGTCAGTGGGGTGAACTCCGTATCCGCTCCTGGTCCGAGGGCGACTGGTGGACCGCGCCCGAGCGCATCGGTGACCGTATCGCGCCGCTCGTCGGCGCGGGCCCCGGCCAGATCGTGGTCGGCGACTCGACCAGCGTCAACATCTTCAAGGCGGTGGTCGGCGCCGTACGCCTGCTGGACACCGAACGGGCGGACGAACCCGCGCGGGACGAGATCCTGGTGGATGCCACGACCTTCCCCACGGACGGCTATATCGCCGCCTCCGCCGCCCGGATGACCGGCCGGCCCGTCGTGCCCGTCGACCCCGGGCGGGTGCTCGGCTCGCTCGGGCCGCGTACCGCCGTCGTCCTCCTCAACCACGTCGACTTCCGCACCGGACGCCTCCACGACCTGCCGGGCATCACGGCCGCCGCGCACAAGGCGGGCGCGCTCGTCGTCTGGGACCTGTGCCACAGCGCGGGCGCCCTGCCGGTCGGGCTGGACGCGCACGGCGTCGACCTCGCCGTGGGCTGCACGTACAAGTACCTGAACGGCGGGCCGGGTTCGCCCGCGTTCCTCTATGTCGCAGAGCGCCACCAGTCGCGCTTCGACTCCCCGCTGCCGGGGTGGAATTCGCACGCCGATCCGTTCGCGATGGACCAGGCGTACACGGCGGCGGACGGCGCGGTACGCGGCCGGGTCGGCACCCCCGACATCCTCTCCATGCTGGCGCTGGAGGCGTCCCTCGACGTGTGGGACGGGGTGAGCGTGGCGGCCGTACGGGAGAAGAGCCTCGCCCTCACCGATCTCTTCCTGGAGTGCGTGGAGGCGTACGCGCCGAAGGCCGGCGCCGGTTCCGTCGTACCGCTGACCCCCGTCGCGCACGCCGAGCGCGGCAGCCAGGTCGCGCTGCGCTGCGCGGCGGCGCCCGCTGTCATGGCCGCGCTCATCGCGCGCGGGATCGTCGGGGACCTGCGCAGGCCGGATGTGCTGCGCTTCGGGTTCACACCGCTGTACACGGGGTTCGCGGAGGTGGAGCGGGCGGCGCGGGTGCTGGGGGAGGTGCTGGCGGCGGTTGGTGATGTCGCTGATGTTGTCGAGGTTAGTGATGTTGCTGAGGACCCGTTGAGGTGA
- a CDS encoding Uma2 family endonuclease has product MTVMAERTSKVTPRMSVEEFERIAEFAAVESESVRLEFIGGRIGVRKMPDGDHGAIIMWLIRQCMQLRPDLDLDNMQGLRVGKYRKGRARPDGALAPVGHFEGEGEWADPDGVLMVLEVTSFDSDTHNRDRKEKPSAYADAGIPAYLLIDRDDFTLTVHSVPDAATGAYRHRETVAFGERVVLPDPIGIELDTENLKRYMR; this is encoded by the coding sequence ATGACAGTTATGGCAGAGCGAACGTCGAAGGTTACGCCGCGGATGTCGGTGGAGGAGTTCGAGAGGATCGCCGAGTTTGCCGCCGTGGAGTCCGAGAGCGTCAGGCTGGAATTCATCGGCGGGCGAATCGGAGTCAGGAAGATGCCGGACGGGGATCACGGCGCGATCATCATGTGGCTGATTCGGCAGTGCATGCAGTTGAGGCCGGATCTGGACCTCGACAACATGCAGGGTCTGAGAGTGGGCAAGTACCGCAAAGGCCGCGCCCGGCCGGACGGCGCACTGGCGCCCGTCGGGCACTTCGAGGGGGAGGGCGAGTGGGCTGACCCCGACGGCGTACTGATGGTCCTGGAGGTCACCTCGTTCGACTCGGACACCCACAACCGGGACCGCAAGGAGAAGCCGTCCGCCTATGCGGATGCAGGTATCCCGGCGTATCTGCTGATCGACCGCGACGATTTCACCCTCACCGTGCACAGCGTTCCGGACGCGGCCACCGGCGCCTACCGCCACCGCGAAACGGTCGCCTTCGGAGAGCGGGTCGTCCTGCCGGACCCCATCGGCATCGAGCTGGATACCGAGAATCTGAAGAGGTATATGCGCTGA
- a CDS encoding AfsR/SARP family transcriptional regulator has product MPEPRSQPQSQSEQVGFGVLGPVTAWDAAGDPIPLKGPRHRAVLARLIVARRRVVPVGRLVEELWVVPPPGAVGAVRTFVAALRRALEPERPPRAPARLLVTEGPGYALRAGADAVDAWRFERAVAAAPEPSSWAGAFGDGDGGGEVLVRLEEALGWWRGPAYAEFADEPWARAERSRLAELRLHAVERLAGARLALGPAAAAVPDLDAHVAEHPWREDAWRLLALALYRSGRQGDALAVLRRARTLLVEQLGVDPGPGLRALEADILAQAEHLAAPSSAGASAAASVWAEAAAAYDRTVSAGARARLESTVGLLRNLAVTGGGGLEAARGHRVRAIAAAEELGDAELTARVIGAYDVPAVWTRSDDPGQAARVVSVAERTLAALPATGGEPARARLLATIAVESRGGDRRSAGPAARQAERIARGLDDPALLAFALNGVFMQTCHRAGLAPERDAIGAELITLSARHGLVGFEVLGHLVRLQARSALADFTTADTHAAAADRLAERHEVPLVAVFTRWYRALRLAATGKATPAEQATAYHEAAAPLADAGMPGLRDGLLPLALLSIYVRTEFAGRVGPVGPSGPTGRTGPVTPVVPATPAVPVVPATPVVSTAPTGGLGPVAPAAPTKPAAPAGSPAGTGPMAPAEPATSTAPASPTAPAARTGPEAPASQAAAIQPAPAESAPAAPAESTDAAAGIAAWTTVDWGPYAPWARPLVHLAQGRRDDAADALRRTPEPARDLLFEAMWCLTAWAALVLGDREVMARARRALAPAVGELAGAGSGLLTLGPVSGWLDALDGALRCGRAGRAGRAGPSA; this is encoded by the coding sequence ATGCCGGAGCCGCGGTCGCAGCCGCAGTCGCAGTCGGAGCAGGTCGGGTTCGGCGTGCTGGGGCCAGTGACGGCCTGGGACGCCGCCGGGGATCCGATTCCGCTGAAGGGGCCCCGGCACCGTGCCGTACTCGCCCGGCTGATCGTCGCGCGGCGGCGTGTCGTTCCGGTCGGCCGGCTGGTCGAGGAGCTGTGGGTGGTGCCGCCGCCGGGGGCGGTGGGGGCCGTACGTACGTTCGTGGCCGCGCTCCGGCGCGCGCTGGAGCCCGAGCGCCCGCCGCGCGCGCCCGCGCGGCTCCTGGTCACGGAGGGCCCGGGATACGCGCTGCGCGCTGGGGCGGACGCGGTGGATGCCTGGCGGTTCGAACGGGCGGTGGCCGCGGCCCCGGAGCCCTCGTCCTGGGCGGGGGCGTTCGGGGACGGGGACGGGGGCGGGGAGGTGCTCGTACGGCTCGAAGAGGCGCTCGGGTGGTGGCGCGGGCCCGCGTACGCGGAGTTCGCCGATGAGCCGTGGGCGCGCGCGGAGCGGTCGCGCCTGGCGGAGCTGCGGCTGCACGCCGTGGAGCGGCTGGCCGGGGCGCGGCTGGCGCTCGGCCCGGCCGCGGCGGCGGTACCGGATCTCGACGCGCATGTCGCCGAGCACCCCTGGCGCGAGGACGCCTGGCGGCTGCTGGCGCTCGCGCTGTACCGCTCCGGCCGCCAGGGCGACGCGCTCGCCGTGCTGCGCCGGGCCCGTACGCTCCTGGTCGAGCAGCTGGGGGTGGACCCGGGCCCGGGGCTGCGCGCCCTGGAGGCGGACATCCTCGCGCAGGCGGAGCACCTGGCGGCTCCTTCTTCGGCTGGGGCCTCGGCCGCCGCTTCCGTGTGGGCGGAGGCCGCCGCCGCGTACGACCGTACGGTGTCGGCCGGCGCCCGCGCCCGCCTGGAGTCGACCGTGGGCCTCCTGCGCAACCTCGCGGTGACCGGGGGCGGCGGCCTGGAGGCGGCCCGCGGCCACCGGGTACGGGCCATCGCGGCGGCCGAGGAGCTGGGCGACGCGGAGCTGACCGCCCGGGTGATCGGCGCGTACGACGTCCCGGCGGTCTGGACCCGCTCCGACGACCCCGGCCAGGCGGCCCGCGTCGTATCCGTCGCCGAACGCACCCTGGCGGCGCTGCCCGCCACCGGCGGAGAACCGGCCCGGGCCCGGCTGCTGGCGACGATCGCCGTGGAGTCGCGCGGGGGCGACCGGCGGTCGGCAGGGCCCGCCGCGCGGCAGGCCGAGCGGATCGCCCGGGGGCTGGACGATCCGGCCCTGCTGGCGTTCGCCCTCAACGGCGTGTTCATGCAGACCTGCCACCGCGCGGGCCTCGCCCCGGAACGCGACGCGATCGGCGCCGAGCTGATCACGCTGTCGGCCCGCCACGGCCTGGTCGGCTTCGAGGTGCTCGGCCACCTCGTCCGCCTCCAGGCCCGCAGCGCACTCGCCGACTTCACCACCGCCGACACGCACGCCGCCGCGGCCGACCGCCTGGCCGAACGCCACGAGGTGCCGCTGGTCGCCGTATTCACGCGGTGGTACCGAGCACTACGCCTCGCCGCGACGGGCAAGGCAACGCCCGCCGAACAGGCAACGGCCTACCACGAGGCCGCCGCCCCACTAGCCGACGCCGGCATGCCCGGCCTACGCGACGGCCTACTCCCGCTGGCGCTGCTCAGCATTTACGTACGCACGGAGTTCGCGGGGCGGGTGGGGCCGGTGGGGCCTTCAGGGCCCACGGGGCGTACGGGGCCTGTGACGCCAGTGGTGCCCGCGACGCCTGCGGTGCCCGTGGTGCCCGCGACGCCCGTCGTGTCCACGGCGCCGACGGGGGGCCTGGGGCCCGTAGCGCCTGCCGCGCCCACGAAGCCTGCGGCACCCGCAGGGTCCCCGGCGGGCACCGGTCCCATGGCGCCTGCGGAGCCCGCGACGAGCACAGCACCGGCATCGCCCACCGCACCTGCGGCCCGCACCGGGCCCGAGGCGCCCGCATCGCAGGCGGCAGCCATACAGCCCGCGCCCGCGGAATCGGCGCCCGCCGCACCCGCAGAATCTACGGACGCCGCCGCAGGCATCGCGGCATGGACCACCGTCGACTGGGGGCCCTACGCCCCCTGGGCGCGGCCCCTCGTGCATCTTGCGCAGGGGCGTCGCGACGACGCCGCCGACGCGTTGCGTCGTACCCCTGAGCCCGCCCGTGACCTGCTGTTCGAGGCGATGTGGTGCCTTACCGCGTGGGCGGCGCTTGTGCTTGGTGATCGGGAGGTGATGGCGCGGGCGCGGCGGGCGCTTGCGCCGGCTGTTGGGGAGTTGGCCGGGGCGGGCAGCGGGCTGCTGACGTTGGGGCCGGTCTCCGGGTGGCTCGACGCGCTCGATGGCGCCCTGCGCTGCGGAAGGGCCGGACGGGCCGGAAGGGCCGGACCATCCGCGTAG
- a CDS encoding sensor histidine kinase → MTETTTGETRSPEFHLAARAFAGLRQDLIHDAFAYRPLRPLRTLGPFDRVVPRRIRALAAWVPHAVVVFGALMVFAVAMGSAGPVFALMITLPVLLTMARPVGAWWLALGVSGAVSILTFGGWPWTAGTFAGYLVVIAIVGARTRPRVAVWMWLITAAYSLFAGIFFDRGYSNVGSAVPMLFLSAIALLSVSMVHVRREAEHQVAEQQSVTAVERGRRTLLEERTTIARELHDVVAHHMSVVAIQAEAAPYRVENPPPELEQAFVTIRENAVAALTELRRILGVVRADDYEAPDAPQPTLAELDGLLDNVRDAGLTVEKTVTGSVRELPPGVELSAYRIVQEALSNALRHAPGATARVEISYVLGGLGLRIVNTAPRGLVKPSPGAGHGITGMRERVSMLNGEMTAEPTEDGGYEVAAFIPVALVRDTDRDGDKGKGGNA, encoded by the coding sequence GTGACCGAGACAACCACCGGGGAGACCCGGAGCCCTGAGTTCCACCTGGCGGCCAGGGCCTTCGCCGGACTGCGCCAGGACCTCATCCACGATGCCTTCGCGTACCGTCCGCTGCGGCCCCTGCGTACGCTCGGCCCGTTCGACCGGGTGGTTCCGCGCCGGATACGCGCGCTCGCCGCGTGGGTGCCGCACGCCGTGGTCGTCTTCGGTGCGCTGATGGTGTTCGCCGTCGCCATGGGGAGCGCCGGCCCGGTCTTCGCGCTCATGATCACACTGCCGGTGCTGCTGACGATGGCCCGGCCGGTCGGCGCGTGGTGGCTGGCGCTGGGGGTCTCCGGTGCGGTGAGCATCCTCACGTTCGGCGGCTGGCCGTGGACGGCGGGGACCTTCGCCGGATACCTCGTGGTGATCGCCATCGTGGGCGCCCGTACCCGGCCGCGCGTCGCTGTCTGGATGTGGTTGATCACGGCGGCGTACTCGCTGTTCGCCGGGATCTTCTTCGACCGCGGTTACAGCAACGTCGGCAGCGCGGTCCCCATGCTCTTCCTCTCCGCCATCGCGCTGCTCAGCGTGAGCATGGTGCACGTACGCCGCGAGGCGGAACACCAGGTCGCCGAGCAGCAGAGCGTCACCGCCGTCGAACGCGGCCGGCGCACACTGCTGGAGGAGCGCACCACCATCGCCCGCGAGCTGCACGACGTCGTCGCCCACCACATGTCCGTCGTGGCGATCCAGGCGGAGGCCGCGCCGTACCGGGTGGAGAATCCACCGCCCGAACTGGAGCAGGCGTTCGTCACCATCCGCGAGAACGCCGTCGCCGCGCTGACCGAGCTGCGCCGCATCCTCGGTGTCGTACGGGCCGACGACTACGAGGCGCCCGACGCCCCGCAGCCCACCCTCGCCGAACTCGACGGGCTGCTCGACAACGTCCGCGACGCCGGGCTGACCGTGGAGAAGACGGTCACCGGCTCGGTACGGGAGCTGCCGCCGGGCGTCGAGCTGTCGGCGTACCGCATCGTGCAGGAGGCGCTGAGCAACGCGCTGCGGCACGCGCCGGGGGCGACGGCACGGGTCGAGATCAGTTACGTACTCGGCGGGCTGGGCCTGCGGATCGTCAACACCGCGCCGCGCGGCCTGGTCAAGCCGTCGCCAGGGGCGGGGCACGGCATCACCGGGATGCGGGAGCGGGTGTCCATGCTGAACGGCGAGATGACCGCGGAGCCCACGGAGGACGGCGGCTACGAGGTCGCGGCGTTCATTCCGGTGGCGCTGGTGAGGGACACCGACAGGGACGGCGACAAGGGCAAGGGCGGTAACGCGTGA
- a CDS encoding ABC transporter permease, with the protein MTTTTVPAVPRADSRRIRTTTEQLAGTGTLLRLALRRDRLLIPLWALALGGSFASVARSLAALYETDAARAEFARSVAANGTVRALYGPVFADSVGGLTAWRMAGTGAALAGAMSLVIVVRHTREEEETGRQEMLSAAMVGRRAALTAGLLAALAANAALMLVIVAGMVNSGAGVAGSVALGAAVGGAGMVFAGTAAVAAQLTGNARLAKGLTAAALGAAFALKAVGDAAAGAGSSPVPTTWLSPMGWAEHVRAFGAERWWVLLLPVAAFALQAVVAYTLAGRRDLGMSFLPARPGPAAGALGTAGALALRLQRGGLAGWAGGFLLAGIAFGGLANGAAELVGDNEATRRIFERMGGQRGLTDAFLASMVGMLGMVAALFTVASVLRLHGEETAGRAEPLLASPVGRLRWAAGHLTIAFGGAALIMALGGVGLSIGYGHDPAGILGAALLRLPAIWLLGGLAVLLYGLTPSAAPTTTWAATGLALALGWLGPALNLPPWAMDLSPFDRLPKLPGGEMAWPPALIMTALAGALVAGGLAGLRRRDLRG; encoded by the coding sequence ATGACGACCACGACCGTACCCGCCGTCCCCCGCGCCGACTCCCGCAGGATCCGTACGACGACGGAGCAACTCGCCGGAACGGGAACGCTGTTGCGTCTCGCCCTGCGCCGCGACCGGCTCCTGATCCCCCTCTGGGCGCTCGCGCTCGGCGGCTCCTTCGCGTCCGTGGCGCGCTCGCTGGCCGCGCTGTACGAAACGGACGCGGCGCGCGCCGAGTTCGCGCGGTCGGTGGCCGCGAACGGCACCGTGCGCGCGCTGTACGGTCCGGTCTTCGCGGACTCCGTGGGCGGGCTGACGGCATGGCGGATGGCCGGGACCGGGGCGGCGCTCGCCGGTGCGATGAGCCTGGTGATCGTCGTACGGCACACCCGGGAGGAAGAGGAGACGGGCCGTCAGGAGATGCTGTCGGCGGCGATGGTCGGGCGCCGGGCGGCGCTGACGGCGGGGCTGCTGGCGGCGCTCGCCGCCAATGCGGCGCTGATGCTGGTGATTGTCGCCGGGATGGTGAACTCCGGTGCGGGGGTGGCCGGTTCGGTCGCGCTGGGGGCGGCGGTCGGTGGCGCCGGTATGGTCTTCGCCGGTACGGCGGCCGTCGCCGCGCAGCTCACCGGGAACGCCCGGCTGGCGAAGGGGCTGACGGCCGCCGCGCTGGGGGCGGCGTTCGCGCTGAAGGCGGTGGGGGACGCGGCGGCGGGCGCCGGTTCGTCCCCCGTACCGACAACATGGCTGTCGCCGATGGGCTGGGCCGAGCACGTGCGCGCCTTCGGCGCCGAGCGCTGGTGGGTCCTGCTGCTGCCGGTCGCCGCGTTCGCGCTCCAGGCCGTCGTCGCGTACACCCTGGCGGGCCGGCGCGACCTCGGCATGAGCTTCCTGCCGGCCAGGCCGGGCCCGGCGGCCGGCGCGCTCGGCACGGCGGGCGCGCTGGCGCTGCGGCTCCAGCGCGGCGGCCTGGCCGGCTGGGCCGGTGGCTTCCTGCTGGCCGGAATCGCCTTCGGCGGGCTGGCCAACGGCGCGGCGGAGCTGGTCGGCGACAACGAGGCGACCCGGCGGATCTTCGAGCGCATGGGCGGTCAGCGGGGGCTCACGGACGCGTTCCTCGCGTCCATGGTCGGCATGCTCGGCATGGTCGCGGCGCTGTTCACCGTCGCCTCGGTCCTCCGACTGCACGGCGAGGAGACCGCAGGCCGCGCCGAACCACTCCTCGCGTCACCGGTCGGCCGGCTGCGCTGGGCGGCGGGCCACCTGACGATCGCCTTCGGCGGCGCGGCGCTGATCATGGCGCTGGGCGGCGTCGGCCTGTCCATCGGCTACGGCCACGACCCGGCCGGCATCCTGGGCGCCGCGCTGCTGCGCCTGCCCGCGATCTGGCTCCTGGGCGGCCTGGCAGTCCTCCTGTACGGCCTCACCCCAAGCGCCGCCCCCACCACCACATGGGCAGCCACCGGCCTCGCCCTGGCCCTGGGCTGGCTGGGCCCAGCACTGAACCTGCCGCCCTGGGCGATGGACCTGTCCCCATTCGACCGACTGCCGAAGCTACCGGGCGGGGAGATGGCGTGGCCCCCGGCACTCATCATGACGGCACTGGCGGGGGCGCTGGTGGCGGGCGGGCTGGCGGGGCTACGACGGCGCGATCTGCGGGGGTGA
- a CDS encoding alpha/beta hydrolase translates to MPDPAAHDAVARDAAETESVFAHPVVRPDATAAYGEHPDQVIDFYAPRGDRDHDRVPLVVILHGGAWRAPYDRAHVTPFAAFLARRGYAVANVEYRRGPGTEEPGGERAAAAGAQGGGPVAGRWPETFDDIAAAMDALPALAADALPQADARRTVVTGHSAGGHLALWAAARHVLPPGSPWRLDGPPPLRGVVALAPIADLVRAAELGVCGGAIHQLLGGEEEFKQRKEHADPAALLPTGIATAVVQGRTDLTVPYEVAEAFVDAAARAGEMVGLTLLEEVGHFPLIDPAADACAVVAEEIAQLAW, encoded by the coding sequence ATGCCGGACCCCGCCGCGCACGATGCCGTTGCTCGTGACGCCGCAGAGACCGAATCGGTCTTCGCCCATCCGGTTGTCCGGCCCGATGCCACCGCCGCGTACGGCGAACATCCTGATCAGGTGATCGACTTCTACGCCCCCCGGGGCGACCGCGATCACGACCGCGTACCGCTGGTCGTGATCCTGCACGGCGGCGCGTGGCGCGCGCCGTACGACCGGGCGCATGTGACGCCGTTCGCGGCATTCCTGGCGCGGCGCGGTTACGCCGTCGCCAACGTCGAGTACCGGCGCGGGCCGGGTACGGAGGAGCCGGGCGGGGAGCGGGCGGCAGCGGCCGGGGCGCAGGGCGGGGGCCCGGTGGCCGGGCGCTGGCCCGAGACGTTCGACGACATCGCCGCCGCGATGGACGCCCTGCCCGCGCTCGCCGCCGACGCGCTGCCGCAGGCCGACGCCCGGCGGACCGTGGTGACCGGGCACTCCGCCGGTGGCCATCTCGCGCTCTGGGCCGCGGCCCGCCATGTGCTGCCCCCGGGCTCGCCCTGGCGGCTCGACGGGCCGCCGCCGCTGCGCGGGGTCGTCGCGCTGGCACCGATCGCGGATCTCGTACGGGCCGCCGAACTGGGTGTGTGCGGCGGGGCGATTCACCAACTCCTCGGTGGCGAGGAGGAGTTCAAGCAGCGCAAGGAACACGCGGACCCGGCCGCGCTGCTGCCGACGGGCATCGCGACGGCGGTGGTTCAGGGCCGTACGGACCTCACCGTGCCGTACGAGGTCGCCGAGGCGTTCGTGGACGCGGCGGCGCGGGCCGGCGAGATGGTCGGGCTGACGCTACTGGAGGAGGTCGGCCACTTCCCGCTGATCGACCCGGCGGCGGACGCGTGCGCGGTGGTGGCGGAGGAGATCGCCCAGCTGGCCTGGTGA
- a CDS encoding alpha/beta fold hydrolase, producing MAPAVPVIPGFDYRRVPVADGVSLNVATAGTGTGTPIVLLHGFPQTHLMWRHVAADLAADHTVICPDLRGYGASDKPAEADTAATYSKRTMGADIVALARALGHETFALAGHDRGALVAFRTALDHPATVTHLACLDVLPTLDMWDVMHGVTAAVGFHLYLMAQPPGLPERMIAASPDAFFGHFLDIWTNDPHAIPADVRAAYLAACRDAVPSIVADYRASAGPDLDDDRADRAAGRRLRMPVTVLQQDWGAALGFDAAALWRAWAPDLRHSSVAYGHFMAEEAPAKIAEELRGLMAR from the coding sequence ATGGCCCCCGCCGTCCCCGTCATCCCCGGCTTCGACTACCGGCGCGTCCCCGTCGCCGACGGCGTCTCCCTCAACGTAGCCACCGCGGGCACGGGTACGGGCACCCCGATCGTGCTGCTGCACGGCTTCCCACAGACCCATCTGATGTGGCGGCACGTCGCCGCCGACCTCGCGGCCGACCACACCGTGATCTGCCCCGACCTGCGCGGTTACGGCGCGAGCGACAAACCAGCCGAGGCGGACACGGCGGCCACCTACTCCAAGCGCACCATGGGCGCCGACATCGTCGCCCTCGCCCGCGCCCTCGGCCACGAGACCTTCGCACTCGCCGGGCACGACCGCGGCGCCCTCGTCGCGTTCCGTACGGCGCTCGACCACCCCGCGACGGTCACCCACCTGGCCTGCCTCGACGTGCTGCCCACCCTCGACATGTGGGACGTGATGCACGGCGTCACGGCCGCCGTCGGCTTCCACCTGTATCTGATGGCCCAGCCGCCGGGCCTGCCGGAGCGGATGATCGCGGCGAGCCCGGACGCGTTCTTCGGGCACTTCCTCGACATCTGGACCAACGACCCGCACGCGATCCCCGCCGATGTCCGCGCCGCCTATCTCGCAGCCTGCCGCGACGCGGTGCCCTCGATCGTCGCCGACTACCGCGCCTCCGCCGGCCCCGACCTCGACGACGACCGCGCCGACCGGGCCGCCGGCCGTCGGTTGCGTATGCCGGTCACCGTGCTCCAGCAGGACTGGGGCGCCGCGCTCGGCTTCGACGCGGCGGCGCTGTGGCGCGCGTGGGCGCCGGATCTGCGGCACAGCAGTGTGGCGTACGGGCACTTCATGGCGGAGGAGGCCCCGGCGAAGATCGCCGAGGAGCTGCGCGGGCTGATGGCGCGCTGA
- a CDS encoding Uma2 family endonuclease, with protein MTVMAEHVSYMSVEEFERLAKLVEKESDAVRLEFINGRIGLKYMTDGDHSEIIRWLQKRCMQARPDLWLYAGGEIGLLVEAYRKGRAKPDAVLAPEKAFVGQGDWADPALSLMTVEVTSYDSDTDRRDRKEKPAAYAAAGIPVYLLIDRDHCTVSVFTEPSADGYGYCQVADFGKRVMLPDPVGIELDTEELKEYVR; from the coding sequence ATGACAGTTATGGCAGAGCACGTGAGTTACATGTCCGTCGAGGAGTTCGAGAGGCTGGCCAAGCTCGTCGAGAAGGAATCCGACGCCGTCAGGCTGGAATTCATCAACGGACGGATCGGGCTCAAGTACATGACGGATGGTGATCACAGCGAGATCATCAGGTGGCTCCAGAAGCGCTGTATGCAGGCCCGGCCGGACCTCTGGCTGTACGCGGGCGGCGAGATCGGGCTGCTGGTCGAGGCGTACCGGAAGGGCCGGGCCAAGCCGGACGCCGTTCTCGCGCCGGAGAAGGCGTTCGTTGGGCAGGGCGACTGGGCCGACCCGGCGCTGTCGCTGATGACGGTCGAGGTCACCTCGTACGACTCCGACACGGACCGGCGGGACCGCAAGGAGAAGCCGGCCGCCTACGCGGCGGCGGGCATCCCCGTCTATCTGCTGATCGATCGCGACCATTGCACGGTCAGTGTGTTCACGGAGCCGTCGGCCGACGGTTACGGGTACTGCCAAGTGGCCGACTTCGGCAAGAGGGTGATGCTCCCGGACCCGGTCGGTATCGAACTCGACACCGAAGAGCTGAAGGAGTACGTGCGCTGA